Proteins encoded together in one Peribacillus asahii window:
- the whiA gene encoding DNA-binding protein WhiA, whose amino-acid sequence MSFASETKKELTTLESKGCCSKAELCALIRMNGSLSFSNRKLVIDIQTENAAIARRIYTLLKKSYEVQVELLVRKKMKLKKNNVYIVRISAGGQEILTDLEILGEGFEILHHLSDNIIGKKCCKRSYLRGAFLAGGSVNNPETSSYHLEIFSLYKEHNDALCELMNIFGLKAKTLERKKGYITYLKEAEKIAEFLSVVGAHAALLRFEDVRIVRDMRNSVNRLVNCETANLNKTIGASLRQVENIRYIEETVGLSVLPDKLREIAELRVAYQDVTLKELGEMVSGGNISKSGINHRLRKIDEIADKLRGGEALSAKK is encoded by the coding sequence GTGTCTTTTGCTTCGGAAACAAAAAAAGAATTGACCACTTTAGAAAGCAAGGGCTGCTGCAGCAAAGCAGAACTCTGTGCGCTTATACGCATGAATGGATCTCTTTCATTTTCTAATCGAAAGTTAGTTATCGATATTCAAACAGAAAATGCAGCAATTGCTAGAAGAATTTATACGCTGCTTAAAAAGAGCTATGAAGTGCAAGTAGAATTGCTAGTTCGAAAAAAAATGAAGCTAAAAAAGAACAATGTATATATTGTAAGAATATCAGCTGGCGGACAAGAGATTTTAACGGATTTAGAGATTTTAGGTGAAGGGTTTGAAATTCTTCACCATTTATCCGATAACATCATAGGTAAGAAATGTTGTAAGAGATCTTATTTAAGAGGTGCTTTTTTAGCTGGAGGGTCGGTCAATAATCCAGAAACGTCGTCGTATCATCTAGAGATTTTTTCACTTTATAAAGAGCATAATGATGCACTATGTGAGCTTATGAATATATTTGGATTAAAGGCCAAAACGTTAGAACGTAAAAAAGGGTATATTACGTATTTAAAAGAAGCCGAGAAGATTGCAGAATTTTTGAGCGTAGTCGGTGCGCATGCTGCTTTATTACGATTTGAAGATGTTCGTATTGTAAGAGATATGCGTAATTCGGTGAACCGGCTTGTTAACTGTGAAACCGCCAATTTAAATAAAACGATTGGAGCTTCTTTACGACAAGTGGAAAACATTCGGTATATTGAAGAGACGGTTGGCTTAAGTGTGCTGCCAGATAAGCTTAGAGAAATTGCAGAGTTAAGAGTCGCTTATCAAGATGTGACATTAAAGGAATTAGGTGAGATGGTATCAGGCGGGAACATTAGTAAGTCAGGTATTAATCATCGGTTAAGAAAGATTGACGAAATTGCAGATAAACTTCGTGGAGGAGAAGCATTGTCGGCGAAGAAATAA
- a CDS encoding gluconeogenesis factor YvcK family protein, translating to MPKKQKQPKVVIIGGGTGLPVLLRGLKKHPVDITAIVTVADDGGSSGRLREEMDIPAPGDIRNVLAAMSDVEPFIEKMFQHRFTEKNELSGHSLGNLILAAMTSLTGDFVHAIQEMSKFLNVHGKVLPAANQSVVLHAEMEDGSIVSGESKIPFSGKRIKRVFLTPEHIKPLSETLTEIKRADLIVIGPGSLYTSILPNLLVPGIGEAIVEASAKKVYICNLMTQAGETLDYTASDHVKALYNHVGCSCIDSILVNNEEVPREVQQRYEEEFAKPVVYDVDSLKNMGLEIIQDRIFSYEGHVVRHDTKKVAELLYHMIEKK from the coding sequence ATGCCAAAAAAACAGAAGCAACCTAAAGTAGTAATTATTGGCGGCGGAACAGGGCTGCCGGTATTATTACGAGGGCTCAAAAAACATCCTGTCGATATTACAGCCATTGTGACAGTTGCCGATGATGGGGGAAGCTCCGGCCGACTTCGTGAGGAAATGGATATTCCGGCTCCTGGAGACATTCGGAATGTATTGGCTGCGATGTCAGATGTGGAGCCATTTATTGAAAAAATGTTTCAACATCGTTTTACTGAGAAAAATGAATTGTCTGGCCATTCTCTTGGGAATCTCATTTTGGCAGCTATGACTTCCCTAACGGGTGACTTTGTTCATGCGATTCAAGAAATGAGTAAGTTTTTGAATGTGCATGGAAAAGTTTTACCGGCTGCGAATCAAAGTGTTGTGTTACATGCAGAGATGGAGGATGGTTCGATTGTAAGCGGTGAATCGAAAATCCCTTTCTCAGGTAAGCGAATTAAGAGAGTATTTCTTACACCGGAACATATTAAACCACTAAGTGAAACGTTAACAGAAATTAAGCGGGCAGACTTAATTGTTATTGGACCGGGCAGCTTGTATACAAGTATTTTACCTAACTTGCTTGTTCCCGGAATTGGGGAGGCGATTGTAGAAGCCTCTGCGAAGAAAGTATATATTTGTAACTTAATGACACAAGCTGGCGAGACACTTGACTATACAGCAAGTGACCATGTGAAAGCGCTGTATAACCATGTTGGCTGTTCTTGTATTGATAGCATTTTAGTGAATAATGAAGAGGTTCCTCGCGAAGTTCAACAACGTTATGAAGAGGAATTCGCTAAGCCCGTTGTTTATGATGTGGATAGCTTAAAGAACATGGGGCTTGAAATTATTCAAGATCGGATTTTTAGTTATGAAGGACATGTGGTACGCCATGATACGAAAAAAGTAGCGGAGTTACTTTATCATATGATTGAAAAAAAGTAA
- the rapZ gene encoding RNase adapter RapZ, protein MNELKNETQLVIITGMSGAGKTVAIQSFEDLGFFCIDNLPPALLPKFLELMKDSRNKMNKVAIVMDLRGREFFDSLFVALDDLSQTPWVVPQILFLDADDASLVRRYKESRRTHPLAPLDRPLEGIKLERDLLDELKGRAQLIYNTSQLKPRELREKITMEFSTSKQPVFTVNVMSFGFKHGIPIDADLVFDVRFLPNPHYIEHMRPQTGLEEEVSNYVLKWSETKKFLEKVTDLLTFMLPYYKREGKSQLIIAIGCTGGQHRSVALTEYLANYFKKDYTTQISHRDIEKRKGKQDAKKTEAT, encoded by the coding sequence TTGAACGAACTGAAGAATGAAACACAATTAGTCATTATTACAGGAATGTCTGGAGCAGGAAAAACTGTAGCGATTCAAAGCTTTGAGGATTTAGGCTTTTTTTGTATTGATAATTTACCACCTGCGTTATTGCCAAAATTTTTAGAGTTAATGAAGGACTCTAGGAATAAGATGAATAAAGTAGCGATTGTGATGGACTTGCGTGGACGTGAGTTTTTTGATTCCTTATTCGTTGCTTTAGATGATTTGTCGCAAACACCATGGGTCGTTCCACAAATTCTCTTTCTTGATGCTGACGATGCATCGTTAGTGCGAAGATATAAGGAGTCAAGAAGGACGCACCCACTTGCTCCACTTGATCGTCCTTTAGAAGGAATTAAGCTTGAACGTGATCTCTTAGATGAATTAAAGGGAAGAGCGCAGCTAATTTACAATACATCACAATTAAAGCCGCGTGAGTTAAGAGAAAAAATCACGATGGAATTTTCCACTAGTAAACAACCTGTATTTACAGTCAATGTGATGTCTTTCGGCTTTAAGCACGGTATCCCAATCGATGCTGATCTTGTATTTGACGTTCGCTTTTTACCGAATCCTCATTATATTGAACATATGCGACCACAAACAGGGTTGGAAGAAGAAGTATCGAATTATGTGCTCAAATGGAGTGAAACAAAGAAGTTTTTAGAAAAAGTAACTGATTTGCTTACGTTTATGCTGCCATATTATAAACGTGAAGGGAAGTCCCAGTTGATTATTGCAATCGGCTGTACCGGTGGTCAACATCGCTCTGTTGCGTTAACAGAATATCTTGCTAACTATTTCAAAAAAGATTACACAACGCAGATTTCTCACCGTGATATCGAGAAGCGTAAGGGGAAACAGGATGCCAAAAAAACAGAAGCAACCTAA
- a CDS encoding NUDIX hydrolase yields MQRVTNCVLIKDNQILLLKKPRRGWWVAPGGKMEPGESVRDACIREYREETGVYLKNPSIKGIFTFIMKDGDKVLTEWMMFTFYATESDGINNDVCEEGELHWHPIDETKELAMAEGDHHILEYMIHGKGIIYGTFTYTPEFKLLSYRLDPG; encoded by the coding sequence ATGCAACGTGTGACAAATTGTGTATTAATAAAAGATAATCAGATTTTGCTTTTGAAAAAACCTAGACGAGGTTGGTGGGTTGCTCCGGGAGGCAAGATGGAGCCTGGAGAATCCGTTCGAGATGCCTGTATTCGCGAATACCGAGAAGAAACAGGTGTGTATCTGAAAAATCCATCGATTAAAGGCATCTTTACTTTTATTATGAAGGATGGAGACAAAGTCCTGACAGAATGGATGATGTTCACATTCTATGCGACAGAATCAGATGGAATTAATAATGATGTGTGTGAAGAAGGGGAACTTCATTGGCATCCGATAGATGAGACGAAAGAACTTGCGATGGCAGAAGGAGATCATCATATTTTAGAATATATGATTCACGGTAAAGGCATTATTTATGGGACATTTACGTATACACCAGAATTTAAATTGCTTTCTTATCGATTGGATCCAGGTTGA
- the trxB gene encoding thioredoxin-disulfide reductase, translated as MTEEKIYDVVIIGAGPAGMTAAVYTSRANLSTLMLERGMPGGQMANTEEVENYPGFETILGPELSTKMFEHAKKFGAEYAYGDVKEIIDGEEYKTIIAGSKEYKARSIIISSGAEYKKIGVPGEKELGGRGVSYCAVCDGAFFKGKELFVIGGGDSAVEEGVYLTRFASKVTIVHRRDELRAQKILQDRAFANEKVDFIWNTTLKQINEKDGKVGSVTLVSTVDGTETEHPADGVFVYIGMLPLTKPFENLGITNETGYIETNERMETKVAGIFAAGDVREKTLRQIVTATGDGSIAAQSVQHYVEELKEKLQIKA; from the coding sequence GTGACAGAAGAAAAAATTTATGATGTAGTAATTATTGGGGCTGGTCCAGCTGGAATGACTGCTGCTGTTTATACATCTCGTGCGAATCTTTCTACATTAATGCTAGAGCGTGGAATGCCAGGCGGACAAATGGCAAACACAGAGGAAGTGGAAAACTATCCAGGATTTGAAACAATTCTTGGACCAGAGCTTTCTACCAAAATGTTTGAACATGCTAAGAAGTTTGGTGCTGAATACGCTTATGGTGATGTAAAAGAAATCATCGATGGCGAAGAATATAAAACAATTATTGCTGGTTCAAAAGAATACAAAGCGCGTTCCATCATTATTTCTTCAGGTGCTGAGTACAAAAAAATCGGTGTTCCCGGTGAGAAAGAATTAGGCGGACGAGGCGTATCTTATTGTGCCGTATGTGATGGTGCATTCTTTAAAGGAAAAGAATTATTTGTAATTGGGGGCGGAGACTCAGCTGTTGAAGAAGGTGTGTATTTAACTCGCTTTGCTTCAAAAGTAACGATTGTTCACCGTCGCGATGAGCTTCGTGCTCAAAAAATTCTGCAAGATCGTGCTTTTGCGAATGAAAAAGTTGATTTCATTTGGAATACGACATTGAAACAAATTAATGAAAAAGATGGCAAAGTAGGTAGTGTAACGCTTGTATCTACTGTTGATGGCACAGAGACAGAACATCCAGCAGATGGTGTCTTCGTTTACATTGGTATGCTGCCATTAACGAAGCCGTTTGAAAACCTAGGTATTACAAATGAAACAGGTTATATCGAAACGAATGAACGAATGGAGACAAAAGTAGCTGGAATCTTTGCTGCTGGAGATGTTCGTGAAAAAACATTGCGTCAAATCGTAACAGCTACAGGAGACGGAAGTATTGCTGCTCAATCTGTTCAACATTATGTAGAAGAGCTAAAAGAAAAGTTACAAATAAAAGCATAA
- a CDS encoding tetratricopeptide repeat protein yields MSKDAKLGQPAKVLSFYPTGEYYFTKGLKAYHKRELYKAKKYLERALELEPGEPMIACQLAITCTEIGEYNYSNNLLENILNVLDPYMTECHYFLANNYAHLGMFEEAYRHANAYLDKEEHGEFSEEAEDLLELIMFETDETEESLFSQDGLIMKQEKAREYLEAGNFPKAIEVLKNMIEEYEDYWSAYNNLALAYFYLGQIDEAYATLEEVLEKSPGNLHALCNLAVFHHYQQDEVKLGELVNTLAKVRPILIEHRFKLGATFALIGKYSLAYKWLKQLQKKGFEGDASFYFWLATSAYHLGHELTAHKAWKKVVEINPDKEGMEPWSESNVAIAGFEHHLPSILKRLESEHIEERLFAIFLVKHSKHKQSLVKNKLFIKNTAFTSLEKSYADCVKDINKERELTVIDFADRTADLLYQHFKPIKLTEAGIYLLWFSVFVEAVKVQHKFNNPAGWAAALEYVWYQIRDEKKSQAAIAEKHFISVSTISKYIKLVQSFLN; encoded by the coding sequence ATGAGTAAAGACGCTAAACTAGGACAGCCGGCGAAAGTATTGTCCTTTTACCCGACTGGGGAATATTACTTCACTAAGGGATTAAAAGCATATCACAAACGTGAATTATATAAAGCAAAAAAATATTTGGAGAGAGCGCTTGAGCTTGAACCAGGAGAGCCAATGATTGCGTGTCAGTTGGCTATTACATGTACGGAAATTGGCGAATACAATTACTCGAATAATCTTCTTGAAAATATTCTAAACGTGCTGGATCCTTATATGACTGAATGTCATTACTTCTTAGCCAATAACTATGCGCATCTGGGTATGTTTGAAGAGGCGTATCGTCATGCTAATGCGTATCTTGATAAAGAAGAACACGGTGAATTTAGTGAAGAGGCTGAGGATCTTCTTGAACTCATTATGTTCGAAACAGATGAAACGGAAGAAAGCTTGTTTAGTCAAGATGGACTCATTATGAAGCAAGAAAAAGCACGTGAATATTTAGAAGCGGGAAATTTTCCGAAAGCGATTGAAGTACTAAAGAACATGATTGAAGAGTATGAAGATTACTGGTCTGCTTATAATAATCTAGCGCTGGCCTATTTTTATTTAGGGCAAATCGATGAGGCGTATGCCACCTTAGAAGAAGTGTTAGAAAAGAGTCCAGGAAATTTGCATGCCCTTTGTAATTTGGCTGTGTTCCATCATTACCAGCAGGATGAAGTGAAGCTGGGAGAGTTAGTCAATACATTAGCGAAGGTTCGTCCAATTTTAATCGAGCACCGTTTTAAATTAGGTGCAACTTTTGCGTTAATTGGAAAGTATTCATTAGCGTACAAATGGTTAAAGCAGCTGCAAAAGAAAGGATTTGAAGGCGACGCCTCTTTTTATTTTTGGTTAGCTACGTCTGCATACCATTTAGGGCATGAACTGACTGCTCATAAGGCTTGGAAAAAAGTCGTGGAAATAAATCCTGATAAAGAGGGAATGGAGCCTTGGAGCGAATCCAATGTAGCGATTGCTGGCTTTGAACATCATTTGCCATCTATTTTAAAACGTTTAGAAAGCGAACATATTGAAGAAAGATTGTTTGCGATTTTTCTTGTAAAGCATTCAAAGCATAAACAAAGCTTAGTGAAAAATAAGTTATTTATAAAAAATACAGCTTTTACATCCTTAGAAAAGAGCTATGCTGATTGTGTAAAAGATATCAATAAAGAGCGAGAGCTGACGGTCATTGATTTTGCGGATCGAACAGCGGATTTACTGTATCAGCATTTTAAGCCGATTAAATTGACTGAAGCGGGAATTTACTTACTATGGTTTTCCGTATTTGTGGAAGCGGTGAAAGTACAGCATAAATTTAATAATCCTGCTGGCTGGGCGGCTGCTCTTGAGTATGTGTGGTATCAGATTCGTGATGAGAAAAAAAGCCAGGCAGCAATTGCCGAGAAGCACTTTATTTCCGTTTCTACCATTTCGAAGTACATTAAGCTTGTTCAATCTTTCTTAAACTGA